Proteins encoded by one window of Candidatus Sericytochromatia bacterium:
- a CDS encoding TraB/GumN family protein, producing the protein MSAMRRLLACVSAVLVLASPVLAEATPPGSLVSPFVWRLVAPGASPGEVDHLIGTMHVPLGPREFLPPPLVELLRRAEGFTMEVDLARVSAAAVAHWTRHQQPQALKRALGPADWATLARKARAVGLEPASLEGYKAWYVSLLLVPTQAEAGRLMDSCLRREAEAGGAVSRYLETPDDQFQALDAVSDAEDLKQLREALHQPDSLADEAARIEHAYRRGDLAAIEQDLLASDRLAAYPDFYEQVFWARNRRWLPVLEEQARQQRLVAAVGLGHLLGPKGLLASLAARGWQVTRWL; encoded by the coding sequence ATGAGCGCCATGAGGCGTCTGCTTGCTTGTGTCTCGGCCGTGCTGGTGCTGGCCTCGCCGGTTCTTGCCGAGGCCACCCCGCCAGGCAGCCTGGTCTCGCCCTTTGTCTGGCGCCTGGTTGCGCCGGGTGCCTCGCCCGGCGAGGTCGACCACCTGATCGGCACCATGCACGTGCCGCTCGGCCCGCGGGAGTTCCTGCCGCCGCCCCTGGTGGAACTGCTTCGGCGCGCCGAGGGCTTCACCATGGAAGTCGACCTGGCGCGGGTATCGGCCGCTGCGGTGGCGCACTGGACCCGTCACCAGCAGCCGCAGGCCCTGAAACGGGCCCTGGGCCCGGCCGACTGGGCGACGCTGGCCCGCAAGGCCCGGGCGGTGGGCCTGGAGCCCGCCAGCCTGGAGGGCTACAAGGCCTGGTACGTGTCGTTGCTGCTGGTGCCCACGCAAGCCGAGGCCGGGCGTCTGATGGACAGCTGCCTGCGCCGGGAGGCCGAGGCGGGGGGGGCGGTCTCCCGTTACCTCGAAACCCCCGATGACCAGTTTCAGGCGCTGGATGCCGTCTCGGATGCGGAGGACCTGAAACAGCTGCGGGAGGCCCTGCATCAGCCGGACAGCCTGGCCGATGAGGCGGCCCGCATCGAGCATGCCTACCGCCGAGGCGACCTGGCGGCGATCGAGCAGGATCTGCTGGCCTCCGATCGCCTGGCCGCCTATCCGGACTTCTACGAGCAGGTCTTCTGGGCGCGCAACCGGCGATGGCTGCCGGTGCTGGAAGAACAAGCCCGCCAGCAGCGGCTGGTGGCGGCGGTCGGCCTGGGGCACCTGCTCGGGCCAAAAGGATTGCTGGCATCGCTTGCCGCCCGCGGCTGGCAGGTGACGCGCTGGTTGTGA